The Oncorhynchus mykiss isolate Arlee chromosome 17, USDA_OmykA_1.1, whole genome shotgun sequence genomic interval CAATTGTCATCAAGACAAATTGCTAACAGAAGCCtacacactgggcacacactggttgaatcaacgttgttccacttatttcaatgaaatgacgttgaTCCAAAGTTGAAtagacgtctgtgcccagtgggtattttGTCACAGCCTTTTGTTTTAAACATTCGGCAGCTGTTTTACGTTTAAAACCAGCAGcctaatcaaatttgattggctGCTTGAGGCCTGTATAGCATTTTGTTTTGGACAATCAGGCGGCAGATAGGTCAATATCATTCATATTAAAAAAAGGactaccagaggaggctggtgggaggagctataggaggacgggctaactgtaatgcctggaatggaataagtggaatggtatcaaacacaaacatatggaaaccccatttgactctgttccataAACTCCATTCCAGCCACTAAAATGAGTTGGAGTCAGAGTTGGAACTAACCATATTAAATGAATAAGTACTGTACTTCATCAAGGTAAGTTATTTCAGCAAGGTAAGTTTATTTTAGGCTTCACAAGAGGAGCCCAAATCATGTCTTAACCTAAAGTTAGTGTGGATTTAGCCATTATCATGACTCCAATTCAATTGCACTACATTTGGGTCATTGGATGACCCCTTTAGCTTTGTCAGGGAAATGCCCCGACTCTTAGACGCTGCCCAAATCCTCTATCTAATCGCAAATACACCTCGCCTTCGAAACAGGTTTGGAAACATTTGTAACTTAACTTTAATATGAATGACAACATTTTTCAAACACAAAATATGCACTTACTGCATACATTACACAGTATAGCAAAGTTGCAGCCAGCTGTGTTTTGATTAACACCTGCTTCTGACCGGAAATATGGAATGGAAGGGTCCAATGGAAATGTGAGTGCACAGTGAGAGGATGTGTCATTCCATGGCTGAAGGCTGTTACAGCTGGGTGCAACTTTCTAAACTGCTTACAGTAAGAGTATATTTTGATTCTTACTCACTGGTACAAAAGTTCAGTTCCAAAAGTTTCCAAAACCGTATTGCGAGCTAGGATTATGAACGTTTCTAAACGTTAAAACAGAGTGTTGGGATTGTAGTTCACATAGAGCCAGTTGTGGTCCATACTTTCAGCTGACAACCCAAAAGGCTATAAGCCCCCTTTGGTTCTTGAGAGCTAGTGTGGATATAGATAAGGCTCAGACAATAGGAGCTCACCTGCCTATTTCAAGTGAAATGTGAAACTTAAGCTATAAGTATAAAATAGTGACTAATCTCATCCATATCAAATTCTAATATTTCATGTGCTATAATAAAAAGTTGAGCTAAAGTTTTTGTCAGTGGCCTAAAGATATGATAACACATTATATTTTTTGGGGAAATCAATTTCAGCGAGACAAAGGCCAACATTTTTAGGTCTATGCCCTCACTGAATTAGTTTCATTATTGCTACaactttactgaacaaaaatataaacgcaacatgtaaagctttggtcccatgtttcatgagttgaaataaaatatcccagaattgTTCCATACCCTCAAAAGCTTATTTATCTAAAATGTcgtgtacaaatttgtttacatccctgttagggaacatttctcctttgccaagataatccatccacctgacaggtgtggcatataaagaagctgattaaacagcatgatcattacacaggtgcaccttgtgctggagacaataaaaggccactaaagtgcagttttgtcacaaaataatgccacagatgtctctagTTTTGAGGCAGcatgccatttaaaaaaatatttgttatttattttacccctttttctccccaatttcgtggtatccaattgtttagtagctactatattgtctcatcgctacaactcccgtacgggctcgggagagacgaaggttgaaagtcatgcgtcctccgatacacaacccaaccaagccgcactgtcaTTAGAGCCTATATTTTAACACAGAGCAGTACAGGTCAGTCACCTCTATTCCATTTCTCTCCTTTTTATTGAGACTCTCtccttttatttatttgatcTTTCTGTCTCTTGCATTTTTCGTCTCTCCCCTCTGACCAGTGTGTGTATGCAGACTGAGTGTTCTCCATCTAGAGGAGAGCCTCCTGGACTTCTCTAGCCATTAAGGCCTCTGTCTGTCCCATTATGCTTCATCCCTTTGTCCTTCTCCTTCCTGCTCTCTATGGCCGTGATGTGCTGGCCCTCTCTAGGCTGTGCTCTATTAATACACATagtggtttgtgtgtgtcacaGCATACCTCTGCCTCACTGGCTTATCACTGGCCCATTTCAGACCCCATCTGTGCTTCCCACTCGTTCCCAACGTACAGGACGTGCGCCTGGGATCAGAGAATCGGAATATAACACATGCTGATGCCacagtgttttttgtgtgtgtgtgttccattcatttcagttttgtcagtgatgtgtacgtcgTGGAACTTAAAGCTTTCCACGTCCTACACTGCGGCcccgaagctggttgagagaatgccaagagtgtgcaaagctgtcatcaaggcaaaggatggctactttgaagaatcagcacttttttggttactacatcattccatatgtgtgatttcatagttttgatgtcttccctattattgtacaatgtagaaaatagtccaaataaatatAAACCCTACAAACAGtcggtgtgtcaacttttgactggtactgtatgtgatgtatagacattatggtcAGTGTCTGGATAGTaaatatctgtagaatatgtggATATAATGGCATATTCAAGGAATGAAGGGAAGGATTTCAATTGTTGTATTTTATTATTACAATCTTGAAACAGAGTAAAATGATCATTTTTAGAGAGAATATTCTGCCTTCTTTCATGTTCTAAGATTTAAACTGTTTTAATAAGTTTAACTCAAGCAACCAAAAGCAGGAAACCCACAACAAGAAACATTTATGTAATTTCTGTACAAAGAATGTCTGTTGTTCCCCCCCCCATCATTAAGTATTATAGAAGTGGATAAAGTACCTAAAGACTACTTTTTTTTAGCCCGGTGACAGTACAGGGAAGTAGCAAAACAATTCACAGTGGACAACGAAAACAAGTTTCTTATTGGACACGGTCTGGTGGTCCCTCTACATCGGCTTTCATTTGGTCCCTTGTGAATACAACCCTGGATTGATTGAACTGAAGTTAGACATGTGACACTGAACAGAAGCAACATGTCCACTAGAGGgaattctctcctctcattcaaATTCTGATGCAAAGCCTGATAAGAGGTATGAGCTGAGTTTGATCAACATTGAGAAAAATCGACATCTGGAAGGTGAATAACATGAACACAACATGATGTAACTTTGATATGTTTTTTTAACATGCTTGTTGTAATGTGAATGCAGTGAAGTTAATTTACAGTTGGATATGTTGTTGTGGTTCTATAACAATACAATCCATCTAAACTCTCCACTCACCATatttcatgtccaacacactaacacaataaACCATTGAAATTATAATAACATATATAGAGAATTTGATTCAGTAAAGAAATCTAAATTAGATTGTGTAAAGTGTTCAGTAATACAGAGATTCttaaccaggggtactaggaacCATggaggtacttggcctatccacagcaGGAACTTAAGACTCATGATTAGACCATAGGTTTACTGGTAAATTGCACGAGGGGGTACTTCGGGGGTACTccgggcagagcaaaattcagttggtggtacagtaaccgcAAAAGGTTGGAAACCACTGAAGTAATACATGAAGGTGTGGTTGACTGTGAGGGACTGTGATGTCAGATGTATCCTATTTCCTGTTCTTTATAAGTAGAGAGAcatacatacagagacagacagcagtacACAGCCAGCTGTGGTAATGGTGATGTCACTGCTGAGGAGTTTGCTGTTGTTCTACTTCTCATTCAATGAATTGACCACAGCAGCAGGTAAGGCAAGCTGTTTCTTCCCACCAATCAAGGTTGATTCTGTATTACGTCATCAGTATGGTACATATGTATCTTTGAATCTAACAACCATGGTTTCACTTTCTTCCCTGTCTTTTCTTTAGAAGCCATTCTCTGGGTGAATACGGGGGAGAAGTTTACCATGAAATGCTCCACCACTCTAAAAGACCAGGAAGGAATGTACCTGTATGTTGGgctggacagggacagggaggtgCTGTATTACTACCAGCGTGACTCCAAGCTGACCCCCAGGAAACGCTACTGGGACAGAGTGAAGACTGAGGGACCTGTGGACCAACTGACCATCACCATCAGTAACCTGACCATAGAGGACACAGGTGTCTACTGGTGTGTTTACACAAAATTCAATGAAGCCACATATGAAAATGACATCAACCAAGGAAGAGGCTCCACTCTGGTCGTGGTGAATGGTAGATGTATGTTTTACTCTTCTCATGAATGAACAGTCAATTTCACATGTAGAAAACATTTGTGTAATCTAGAATTCAGACGGGTGTTTCTCAGTCTTTGGTTCATGAACTGGCAGCGGTCCCTGCAGTGTTTCAGACCAATTTAGTCAACTCTCAAGTGTTAGTTTCAATCTAAACAACCAGAGCCTGCAGGTCTCGATACCAAAAAGTTTAGAAATTGTCTTTCAGTGGCTTTTCTTTTGTACAATTCTGTCTCCGATAGTTATTTTGTGTGAGTGCCGCAGCATACTGATTCGATTTTCCCATCTGGTGATGTCTTCCA includes:
- the LOC110493562 gene encoding uncharacterized protein LOC110493562; amino-acid sequence: MVMSLLRSLLLFYFSFNELTTAAEAILWVNTGEKFTMKCSTTLKDQEGMYLYVGLDRDREVLYYYQRDSKLTPRKRYWDRVKTEGPVDQLTITISNLTIEDTGVYWCVYTKFNEATYENDINQGRGSTLVVVNGRYDALQLPCSTATAVTLTPFHPVNEKPCPSGVESIIIIIIITSILTTLICAVIFLVWVAPLVKRCCNQGGYTAQVFPDSVYEDMARNHIYPPGTQQVESYPYSVSTKGGSRTTV